The [Pseudomonas] carboxydohydrogena genome includes a window with the following:
- a CDS encoding cytochrome ubiquinol oxidase subunit I — MDGISAIDLARAQFAFTMSFHIVFPAFSIGLASYLAVLEALWLWTGRDVFINLFNYWLKIFAVTFGMGVVSGIVMSYQFGTNWAAFSDKTGPVIGPLMAYEVLTAFFLEAGFLGVMLFGLKRVGHKLHFFATLMVAIGTLVSAFWILSANSWMQTPAGYAVNAAGQFVPADWWAVIFNPSFPYRLVHMVLAAYLTTAFVVGGVGAWHLLRDSSREGPRMMFSMAMWMAALVAPIQILAGDAHGLNTLEHQPAKVMAMEGHFQSHPDGAPLILFGWPDQKDARVKYSIEVPKASSLILKHSLDAPLKGLETVPRADWPNVPLIFWSFRTMVGIGFLMLGLGLFSLWTRWRGTLYGAKWLHRYALAMGPAGFIAVLAGWITTEAGRQPYLVWGLLRTADSASPLDAPAVALSLIAFIIVYFTVFTVGIFYILRLMAEPPHQDEEGPGRNTPVRAAGITPALSVAQERHS; from the coding sequence ATGGATGGTATCAGCGCAATCGATCTCGCACGCGCGCAATTCGCTTTCACGATGTCGTTTCACATCGTGTTTCCGGCATTCTCCATCGGCCTCGCCAGCTATCTCGCCGTGCTCGAGGCGCTCTGGTTGTGGACCGGCCGCGATGTCTTCATCAACCTGTTCAATTACTGGCTGAAGATCTTCGCGGTCACTTTCGGCATGGGCGTCGTGTCCGGAATCGTGATGTCGTACCAGTTCGGCACCAACTGGGCGGCGTTCTCCGACAAGACCGGCCCCGTGATCGGGCCGCTGATGGCCTACGAGGTGCTCACCGCCTTCTTCCTCGAAGCGGGCTTCCTCGGCGTGATGCTGTTCGGATTGAAGCGTGTCGGACACAAACTGCATTTCTTCGCGACACTGATGGTCGCGATCGGCACGCTGGTGTCGGCCTTCTGGATTCTGTCGGCCAATTCCTGGATGCAGACGCCGGCCGGCTACGCCGTCAATGCCGCCGGCCAGTTCGTTCCGGCCGACTGGTGGGCCGTGATCTTCAATCCATCTTTCCCCTACCGGCTGGTGCACATGGTGCTCGCCGCCTATCTCACCACCGCTTTCGTGGTCGGCGGCGTCGGCGCATGGCATCTCTTGCGCGACTCCTCGCGCGAGGGACCGCGCATGATGTTCTCGATGGCGATGTGGATGGCGGCGCTGGTCGCGCCGATCCAGATTCTCGCGGGCGATGCGCACGGCCTCAACACGCTTGAACATCAGCCCGCCAAGGTGATGGCGATGGAAGGCCACTTCCAGAGCCATCCCGACGGCGCGCCGCTGATCCTGTTCGGCTGGCCCGACCAGAAGGATGCCCGCGTCAAGTACAGCATCGAGGTGCCGAAGGCTTCCTCGCTCATCCTCAAGCACTCGCTCGATGCGCCGCTCAAGGGCCTCGAAACCGTGCCGCGCGCGGATTGGCCGAACGTCCCGCTGATCTTCTGGTCGTTCCGTACCATGGTCGGCATCGGATTCCTGATGCTAGGGCTCGGCCTGTTCAGCCTGTGGACGCGCTGGCGCGGCACCCTGTACGGCGCGAAATGGCTGCACCGCTACGCGCTGGCGATGGGACCCGCCGGATTCATCGCGGTGCTGGCGGGCTGGATCACCACCGAGGCCGGACGGCAGCCCTATCTCGTCTGGGGATTGCTGCGCACCGCCGACAGCGCCTCGCCGCTCGATGCGCCCGCCGTCGCCTTGTCCCTGATCGCCTTTATCATCGTCTACTTCACCGTGTTCACCGTCGGCATCTTCTACATTCTTCGGCTGATGGCCGAGCCGCCGCATCAGGACGAGGAAGGGCCGGGCCGGAACACGCCCGTCCGCGCCGCAGGCATCACGCCCGCTTTATCGGTCGCGCAGGAGCGTCATTCATGA
- a CDS encoding UPF0104 family protein, translated as MLEPVRRTLAFLREKQILHKLGVALSLMVIGFALHILYQMLRDIHLDDVLKALRGTEIKTVALAGLCVAAGYFTLTFYDFFALRAIGRTEIPYRVAAFAGFTSYSIGHNVGASVFTGGAVRYRVYSSWGLTAIDVAKVCFIAGLTFWLGNAAVLGLGVAYHPEAASSIDQLPIWLNRVLAVLLLAALLGYVIWVSSRPRNVGRGNWTVTLPGGSLTLMQILIGIVDLSFCAIAMYILMPDEPYVGFVVVAVIFVSATLLGFASHSPGGLGVFDAAMLYGIMHFDSQFDKEELLAGMLLFRVLYYIVPFVISVMLLLFREVMLGARARRESGLRRRDDISKSES; from the coding sequence ATGCTTGAACCGGTGCGCAGGACGCTGGCGTTTCTGCGAGAAAAGCAAATCCTGCATAAGCTGGGTGTCGCGCTGAGCCTGATGGTCATCGGCTTTGCCCTCCACATCCTCTATCAGATGTTGCGGGATATCCATCTCGATGACGTGCTCAAGGCCTTGCGCGGAACCGAGATCAAGACGGTTGCCCTCGCGGGGTTGTGCGTCGCGGCGGGATATTTCACGCTGACGTTCTACGACTTCTTTGCGCTGCGGGCGATCGGCCGCACCGAAATTCCCTACCGCGTCGCGGCCTTTGCGGGATTCACCAGCTATTCGATCGGCCACAATGTCGGCGCCAGTGTCTTCACCGGCGGCGCCGTCCGCTATCGGGTGTATTCCTCATGGGGCCTGACCGCGATTGATGTCGCCAAGGTCTGTTTCATCGCCGGACTGACCTTCTGGCTCGGCAATGCCGCCGTGCTCGGTCTCGGGGTGGCCTATCATCCGGAGGCGGCATCCTCGATCGACCAGTTGCCGATCTGGCTCAACCGCGTGCTGGCGGTGCTGCTGCTGGCGGCCCTGTTGGGTTACGTCATCTGGGTCTCGTCGCGGCCGCGCAATGTCGGGCGCGGCAACTGGACCGTGACGCTGCCGGGCGGCAGCCTGACGCTGATGCAAATTCTGATCGGCATCGTCGATCTCTCGTTCTGCGCGATTGCGATGTATATCCTGATGCCGGACGAGCCTTATGTCGGCTTCGTCGTGGTCGCGGTGATCTTCGTGTCCGCCACCCTTTTGGGATTTGCCAGCCACTCCCCGGGCGGGCTCGGCGTGTTCGATGCCGCGATGCTGTACGGCATCATGCATTTCGACAGCCAGTTCGATAAGGAGGAATTGCTGGCCGGGATGCTGCTGTTTCGCGTACTGTACTATATCGTGCCTTTCGTGATCTCGGTCATGCTACTGTTGTTTCGGGAAGTCATGCTGGGCGCCAGGGCGCGGCGCGAGTCGGGCTTGCGCAGGCGTGACGATATCTCCAAGTCAGAATCTTAA
- the cydB gene encoding cytochrome d ubiquinol oxidase subunit II — MSAMIDIPMIWAFIIAFAVFAYVVMDGFDLGLGMLFPLFPAKEDRDVIMNSVAPVWDGNETWLVLGGGGLMAAFPLAYAVLMPALYTPMIAMLIGLIFRGVAFEFRWRTQQSERNRWDTAFAGGSLLAALAQGIALGAILQGVPVAGRHYGGGWWDWLTPFSILTGLSVVAGYSLLGATWLVMKTEGDLRERAYHLSWRLLFATLAAIGVVSLATPFLQNGYAERWFTWPNIVLTAPVPLAVAIVSALLMINLKKRHDYRPFFLTLLLFGLSFAGLGISMWPYVVPNSITIWQAAAPEKSLTFMLVGVAVLVPLILVYTSWAYWVFRGKVQAGSGYH, encoded by the coding sequence ATGAGTGCGATGATCGATATTCCGATGATCTGGGCGTTCATCATCGCCTTCGCGGTGTTCGCCTATGTGGTCATGGACGGCTTCGACCTCGGGCTCGGCATGCTGTTCCCGCTGTTTCCCGCGAAGGAGGATCGCGACGTCATCATGAATTCGGTGGCGCCGGTATGGGACGGCAACGAGACCTGGCTGGTGCTGGGCGGCGGCGGGCTGATGGCCGCGTTTCCGCTGGCCTATGCCGTGCTGATGCCGGCCCTCTACACACCGATGATCGCGATGCTGATCGGCCTGATCTTTCGCGGCGTCGCCTTTGAATTCCGCTGGCGCACGCAGCAGAGCGAGCGCAACCGCTGGGACACGGCTTTCGCCGGCGGCTCGCTGCTCGCGGCACTGGCGCAAGGCATCGCGCTCGGCGCGATCCTGCAAGGCGTGCCCGTGGCGGGCCGACATTACGGCGGCGGCTGGTGGGACTGGCTGACACCATTCAGCATCCTCACCGGACTGTCCGTCGTCGCGGGCTACAGCCTGCTCGGCGCGACCTGGCTCGTGATGAAAACGGAAGGCGATCTGCGCGAGCGCGCCTATCACTTAAGCTGGCGGCTGTTGTTCGCGACGCTTGCTGCGATCGGCGTCGTCAGCCTCGCCACGCCGTTCCTGCAAAACGGATATGCCGAGCGCTGGTTCACCTGGCCGAACATCGTCCTGACCGCGCCGGTGCCGCTCGCCGTCGCGATCGTCTCCGCGCTGTTGATGATAAATCTGAAGAAACGGCACGACTACCGGCCGTTCTTCCTCACGCTTCTGTTGTTCGGGCTGTCCTTTGCCGGACTCGGCATCAGCATGTGGCCTTACGTCGTGCCCAACAGCATCACGATCTGGCAGGCAGCCGCGCCGGAGAAGAGCCTGACCTTCATGCTGGTCGGCGTCGCCGTGCTGGTCCCGCTGATTCTGGTTTACACGTCATGGGCCTATTGGGTCTTCCGCGGCAAGGTCCAGGCCGGAAGCGGCTACCATTGA
- a CDS encoding amino acid ABC transporter substrate-binding protein — protein MAIFSRTFRSGLLLGLLAALIVAAAAFIGLDRYDTQTLKRTVKRGAVNCGVNAGLPGFANKDANGNWSGFDVDICRAVAAAVFDDPAKVNFIPLDANQRFKELQNRTVDILSRNSTWSMSREVDYDLTFAAVSYYDGEGFMLRRSRNVDSALELGGTRVCVQSDTTTQLNLADYFKVNNITYDEMKFGNVGDMMKAYEAGKCDVLTTDTSQLYALRQNLAKPDDHVILADIISKEPLAPVVRQRDDQWMLIVKWAVYAMLNAEELGVTSKNIDEALKSKKPDVMRLVGTDGNYGERLGLTNDWAARIIRHVGNYGEMYERNVGLGSKLGIPRGLNQLWNAGGIQYAPPIR, from the coding sequence ATGGCAATCTTTTCACGCACCTTCCGCTCAGGGCTCCTGCTCGGGCTCCTCGCCGCGCTGATCGTCGCGGCTGCCGCATTCATCGGTCTCGACCGCTACGACACCCAGACGCTGAAACGTACGGTGAAACGCGGCGCCGTGAATTGCGGCGTCAACGCCGGACTGCCCGGCTTCGCCAACAAGGATGCCAACGGCAACTGGTCCGGCTTCGATGTCGATATCTGCCGGGCGGTCGCGGCCGCCGTGTTCGACGATCCAGCCAAGGTCAATTTCATTCCGCTCGACGCCAACCAGCGGTTCAAGGAATTGCAGAATCGCACGGTCGATATCCTGTCCCGCAACTCGACATGGAGCATGTCGCGCGAGGTCGATTACGATCTGACCTTCGCGGCGGTCTCCTATTACGACGGCGAAGGCTTCATGCTGCGGCGCTCGCGCAATGTGGATTCCGCGCTGGAGCTTGGCGGCACCCGCGTCTGCGTGCAGTCCGACACCACGACGCAACTCAACCTCGCGGATTATTTCAAGGTCAACAACATCACCTATGACGAGATGAAATTCGGAAATGTCGGCGACATGATGAAGGCTTATGAAGCCGGAAAATGCGACGTGCTGACCACCGATACCTCGCAGCTTTATGCCCTTCGGCAGAATCTCGCCAAGCCGGACGATCACGTCATCCTCGCCGACATCATCTCCAAGGAGCCGCTCGCCCCGGTGGTGCGCCAGCGCGACGACCAGTGGATGCTGATCGTGAAATGGGCGGTCTACGCGATGCTCAACGCCGAGGAGCTTGGTGTCACCTCGAAGAACATCGACGAGGCGTTGAAGTCGAAGAAGCCGGACGTGATGCGGCTCGTCGGCACCGATGGCAATTACGGCGAGCGGCTCGGCCTCACCAACGACTGGGCGGCGCGCATCATCCGCCATGTCGGCAATTACGGCGAGATGTACGAACGCAATGTCGGCCTCGGCTCCAAACTCGGCATTCCGCGCGGCCTCAACCAGCTCTGGAACGCGGGCGGTATCCAGTACGCGCCGCCGATCCGCTGA
- a CDS encoding ATP-binding protein, translating into MTADASVPPPPTPYWLKQLRRSSLVVLVVGVSLGTLVAMHDLRLSSAILVFFCIAGAALVPLRSHDSVRAREESGGERLTEGVAVRAVIGAMPEPTVLLDRVGRVLHLNAQAAQLAPALRRHELALFALRSPEIIAVLRDAIATLQPQRATYVERVPVERWMELVVTPVAVPTEFGGTDNCFLMTFRDQTPLRRAEEMRADFVANASHELRTPLAALSGFIDTLQGPARDDPKARERFLGIMHAQATRMARLIDDLLSLSRVELSAHVRPEAKVDLLTILRQVIDGLEVLAGERGVVIETQFPEGPVFIAGDTEELLRVFENLIENGLKYGASGGRVTVSLTRPAPEEGSAEIRVAVRDYGPGIAPEHLPRLTERFYRTDVGDSRAQGGTGLGLSLVKHIVSRHGGRLLIESVFGKGATFTVCFPPMKTAVES; encoded by the coding sequence ATGACGGCCGATGCATCCGTCCCGCCACCTCCGACCCCGTACTGGCTGAAACAATTGCGGCGTTCCAGCCTTGTCGTGCTGGTCGTGGGCGTTTCGCTCGGCACGCTGGTCGCGATGCACGATCTGAGACTGTCGAGCGCGATCCTGGTGTTTTTCTGTATCGCCGGCGCCGCTCTGGTCCCGCTACGGTCGCACGATAGCGTTCGGGCGCGTGAGGAGAGTGGCGGCGAAAGACTGACGGAGGGCGTCGCGGTCCGCGCCGTGATCGGTGCGATGCCGGAGCCGACCGTGCTGCTCGATCGGGTCGGGCGCGTGCTGCATCTGAACGCACAGGCCGCGCAACTGGCGCCGGCGCTGCGCCGGCACGAACTGGCGCTGTTCGCGCTGCGCTCGCCGGAGATTATCGCGGTGCTGCGCGATGCGATTGCCACGTTGCAGCCCCAGCGCGCCACCTATGTCGAGCGGGTGCCGGTCGAGCGCTGGATGGAGCTTGTGGTGACGCCGGTCGCGGTGCCGACCGAGTTCGGCGGCACGGACAACTGCTTCCTGATGACGTTCCGCGACCAGACGCCATTGCGCCGCGCCGAGGAAATGCGCGCCGACTTCGTCGCCAATGCGAGCCACGAATTGCGCACGCCGCTCGCGGCACTCTCCGGCTTCATTGATACCCTGCAAGGCCCCGCGCGCGACGATCCCAAGGCGCGGGAGCGTTTTCTCGGCATCATGCATGCGCAGGCAACCCGCATGGCGCGGCTGATCGACGATTTGCTGTCGCTGTCGCGGGTGGAATTGAGCGCGCATGTGCGGCCCGAAGCCAAGGTCGATCTACTCACGATCCTGCGGCAGGTGATCGATGGGCTCGAGGTGCTCGCCGGGGAGCGCGGGGTTGTAATCGAGACGCAGTTTCCGGAGGGGCCGGTCTTCATCGCCGGTGATACCGAGGAATTGCTGCGGGTGTTCGAGAACCTGATCGAGAACGGCCTGAAATATGGCGCCTCGGGCGGCAGGGTCACGGTCTCGCTGACGCGGCCCGCGCCGGAGGAGGGATCGGCCGAGATTCGTGTCGCGGTCCGCGATTACGGCCCCGGCATCGCGCCGGAACATCTGCCGCGCCTGACCGAACGCTTCTACCGCACCGATGTCGGCGACAGCCGCGCGCAGGGCGGTACCGGCCTTGGCCTGTCGCTGGTCAAGCATATCGTCAGCCGCCATGGCGGGCGTTTGCTGATCGAAAGCGTCTTTGGGAAAGGCGCGACCTTCACGGTCTGTTTCCCACCGATGAAGACGGCGGTAGAGTCTTAA
- a CDS encoding DUF2474 domain-containing protein, whose product MTRPEQTPRPLMTRLIWFVTLWAGGVGTVVLISYILRLWIAPHR is encoded by the coding sequence TTGACCAGGCCCGAACAGACGCCTCGCCCCCTGATGACGCGGCTGATCTGGTTTGTGACGCTGTGGGCCGGCGGCGTCGGCACTGTCGTGCTGATCTCGTATATCCTGAGGCTCTGGATCGCCCCGCACCGGTAA
- a CDS encoding OmpA family protein has protein sequence MSEFSNWVRKWWPGLIPLVALWVAAIWTGTVPIEQHLTAQAAAALKESVLDKTQIEVSGRDVWLSADAFSEQGRRTAVDQVASVPGVRLVTDQTQLIAEVTPFVWSVERDVVHVTLRGNAPLPAIKARLLDAARNAANGAEVVDQMALARGAPVRFDAAALLLIDQISKLKEGKISLANTKVTLEGSARELGGREAIAAALKNLPEGYTVEKNALYAPPYLFQVNKDPVATTLALSGYVPDNNAHAAIVSAIERKFVGVKIEDKLKASAGAPQGFLAATTTALSALSRLSTGTLTIQDRSVTLSGDALYPGANARIGEELAAKLPQGWKQKAELTVKPVATPVNATICQQLLTGLLAKGTIQFETGKAVIDPDSAGLLDRLIEAVLRCPASQIEVEGHTDSNGEKEANLALSMRRAQAVADYFTKAGIPKERITAVGFGSERPVASNDTEEGKAQNRRIEFVVR, from the coding sequence ATGAGCGAGTTTTCCAACTGGGTACGGAAATGGTGGCCCGGGCTGATCCCGCTGGTTGCGCTGTGGGTGGCGGCGATCTGGACCGGAACCGTGCCGATCGAGCAGCACCTGACCGCCCAGGCCGCGGCCGCGCTGAAAGAATCGGTGCTGGACAAGACCCAGATCGAGGTCTCGGGGCGCGACGTCTGGCTTTCGGCCGATGCGTTCTCCGAACAGGGCCGCCGGACCGCCGTCGATCAGGTCGCGAGCGTGCCGGGCGTGCGGCTCGTCACCGACCAGACCCAGCTGATCGCGGAAGTGACGCCCTTCGTCTGGTCGGTCGAACGTGACGTCGTCCATGTGACGTTGCGCGGAAACGCGCCGCTGCCCGCGATCAAGGCGCGGCTGCTCGACGCGGCGCGCAATGCCGCGAACGGTGCCGAGGTCGTCGACCAGATGGCGCTGGCGCGGGGCGCGCCGGTGCGGTTCGACGCGGCGGCACTGTTGCTGATCGACCAGATCTCGAAGCTGAAAGAGGGCAAGATCTCGCTGGCGAACACCAAGGTGACGCTGGAAGGTTCGGCGCGCGAGCTTGGCGGGCGCGAGGCGATCGCGGCGGCGCTGAAGAACCTGCCCGAGGGCTACACGGTGGAAAAGAACGCTCTCTACGCGCCACCCTATCTGTTTCAGGTCAACAAGGATCCGGTGGCCACGACATTGGCGCTGAGCGGTTATGTCCCGGACAACAATGCGCACGCCGCCATCGTCAGCGCGATCGAACGCAAATTCGTCGGTGTGAAGATCGAGGACAAGCTCAAGGCGAGCGCCGGTGCGCCGCAGGGCTTTCTCGCTGCAACGACGACTGCGCTGAGCGCGCTGTCGCGGCTGTCCACCGGCACGCTGACGATCCAGGACCGCAGCGTCACGCTGTCCGGCGACGCTCTTTATCCGGGCGCGAACGCGCGGATCGGCGAGGAACTGGCCGCAAAACTGCCGCAGGGCTGGAAGCAGAAGGCGGAGTTGACGGTGAAGCCGGTGGCGACGCCGGTCAATGCCACGATCTGCCAGCAACTGCTGACGGGATTGCTCGCGAAAGGCACCATCCAGTTCGAGACCGGCAAAGCCGTGATCGATCCGGATTCGGCGGGGCTTCTCGACCGTCTGATCGAGGCGGTGCTGCGCTGTCCGGCATCGCAGATCGAGGTCGAGGGCCATACCGACAGCAATGGCGAGAAGGAAGCCAACCTTGCTCTGTCGATGCGCCGTGCCCAGGCGGTCGCCGACTATTTCACCAAGGCCGGAATCCCGAAAGAGCGCATCACCGCGGTCGGTTTCGGCAGCGAGCGGCCGGTGGCGAGCAACGACACGGAAGAAGGCAAGGCGCAGAACCGCCGCATCGAATTCGTGGTGAGGTGA
- a CDS encoding polysaccharide deacetylase family protein — protein sequence MKKLRGTVIRLGLETMAATGAYRLLQPLTGGAGFILMLHHVRPASLAAFQPNRHLEVTPDFLEATLKALRARDIDIVSLDEARRRLIARQFERRFAVFTFDDGYRDNRDYALPVMRRFDAPMTVYVASDFAAGTGRLWWVALERIVAQSEAITLPLDGVEVRIEAATAAQKQDAFARLHDHFRRLPTDHDINDAVALLARRCGIDDAAISRELCMSWDELKAFAADPLVTIGAHTVSHCNLAHEAAGQARHEIAASRERIAAVLERPVKHFAYPYGDKAAAGRREFDATIALGFDTAVTTRPGMLFPAHADHLTALPRLSLNGNFQNGRALSVLTSGAATALWNGFRRVDVR from the coding sequence ATGAAAAAGCTGCGCGGCACGGTGATCCGGCTTGGTCTGGAAACGATGGCGGCGACCGGTGCATACCGGCTGCTGCAACCGCTGACCGGCGGGGCCGGTTTCATCCTGATGCTGCACCATGTCCGGCCGGCCTCGCTCGCGGCTTTCCAGCCGAACCGGCATCTCGAAGTCACGCCGGATTTTCTTGAAGCCACGCTCAAGGCCCTTCGCGCCCGCGACATCGACATCGTCAGCCTCGACGAGGCGCGCCGGCGCCTCATCGCCCGGCAATTCGAGCGCCGCTTCGCGGTCTTCACCTTCGACGACGGCTATCGTGACAACCGCGATTACGCGCTGCCGGTCATGCGGCGGTTCGATGCGCCGATGACGGTCTATGTGGCGAGCGACTTCGCCGCGGGCACGGGGCGGCTATGGTGGGTGGCGCTGGAGCGCATCGTGGCCCAAAGCGAGGCGATCACCCTTCCCCTCGACGGCGTCGAGGTGCGAATCGAAGCCGCGACGGCCGCGCAGAAACAGGACGCCTTCGCCCGCCTTCACGATCACTTCCGCCGCCTGCCGACGGACCATGACATCAACGATGCCGTCGCCCTGCTGGCGCGGCGTTGTGGCATCGACGACGCGGCGATCAGCCGCGAGCTGTGCATGTCGTGGGATGAATTGAAAGCCTTCGCCGCCGACCCGCTGGTGACGATCGGCGCGCATACCGTCAGCCATTGCAATCTCGCGCACGAGGCCGCCGGTCAGGCGCGTCACGAAATCGCCGCCAGCCGCGAACGCATCGCCGCCGTGCTGGAGCGTCCGGTGAAGCACTTCGCCTATCCCTATGGCGACAAGGCCGCCGCCGGGCGGCGCGAATTCGACGCCACCATCGCACTCGGCTTTGACACCGCGGTGACGACGCGGCCCGGCATGCTGTTTCCCGCTCATGCCGATCATTTGACCGCGCTGCCGCGATTGTCGCTCAACGGTAATTTCCAGAACGGACGCGCGTTATCGGTCCTCACATCAGGCGCCGCGACGGCATTATGGAACGGCTTCCGCCGCGTTGATGTCCGATAA
- a CDS encoding L,D-transpeptidase: MIASRLFPLLSCLAAFAAMAIPAAAAQGRYPAQYVDGDQPGYVPSEAEEELPPEFKRTTVFYRTTEAPGTIIVSTSERFLYVVQGNGRALRYGIGVGREGFQWQGLLKITRKQEWPDWTPPPEMIQRQPYLPRFMAGGPGNPMGARALYLGTTVYRIHGTNQPQTIGTAVSSGCFRLVNADIMDLYDRIPVGTKVVVRQKPQI; the protein is encoded by the coding sequence ATGATCGCATCCCGGCTGTTCCCCCTGCTCTCCTGTCTCGCGGCGTTCGCCGCCATGGCAATTCCCGCCGCCGCCGCGCAAGGCCGCTATCCGGCGCAATATGTCGATGGCGACCAGCCCGGCTACGTGCCGAGCGAGGCGGAAGAAGAACTGCCGCCGGAATTCAAGCGCACCACGGTGTTCTATCGCACCACCGAGGCGCCGGGCACCATCATCGTCTCGACATCCGAGCGATTTCTCTACGTCGTGCAGGGCAACGGCCGCGCATTGCGCTACGGCATCGGCGTCGGGCGCGAGGGCTTCCAGTGGCAGGGCCTGCTGAAGATCACCCGCAAGCAGGAATGGCCGGACTGGACGCCGCCGCCGGAGATGATTCAGCGCCAGCCTTACCTGCCGCGCTTCATGGCGGGCGGACCGGGCAATCCGATGGGCGCGCGCGCGCTCTATCTCGGCACCACTGTGTATCGCATCCACGGCACCAACCAGCCGCAGACCATCGGCACCGCCGTCTCGTCCGGCTGCTTCCGGCTGGTCAATGCCGACATCATGGATCTTTACGACCGGATTCCGGTCGGCACCAAGGTCGTCGTCCGGCAGAAGCCGCAGATCTGA
- a CDS encoding VOC family protein has product MANPTPIAAGTRIGHVHLKVADLERALGFYCGVLGFELMQTYGDQAAFISAGGYHHHIGLNTWESKGGSPPAPGTTGLFHTAILYPTRAALADALHRLIEARIPLDGASDHGVSEALYLRDPDQNGVELYRDRPPEEWPRNADGSLAMFTRRLDLDDLLAAREIDS; this is encoded by the coding sequence ATGGCGAATCCGACGCCGATTGCGGCAGGCACGCGCATCGGCCACGTTCATCTCAAAGTCGCCGATCTTGAGCGCGCGCTCGGTTTCTATTGCGGCGTGCTCGGCTTCGAACTGATGCAAACCTATGGCGATCAGGCCGCCTTCATCTCGGCGGGCGGCTATCATCACCACATCGGCCTCAACACCTGGGAGAGCAAGGGCGGCTCGCCGCCCGCGCCGGGCACCACCGGCCTGTTTCACACCGCGATCCTCTATCCGACCCGTGCCGCGCTGGCCGATGCGCTGCACCGGCTGATCGAAGCACGCATTCCACTCGACGGCGCCAGCGATCACGGCGTCAGCGAAGCACTGTACCTGCGCGATCCGGACCAGAACGGCGTCGAGCTTTATCGCGACCGTCCGCCGGAGGAGTGGCCGCGTAACGCCGACGGCTCGCTCGCGATGTTCACGCGCAGGCTCGATCTTGATGATTTGCTCGCCGCGCGAGAAATTGATTCTTGA